From the Candidatus Hydrogenedens sp. genome, the window TCAAATAACATCGGTGTGCCTAAGGATAGTGAATTAAAAGTTATCCATATTCCTGTCATAAAGGGTTGTCCAAATAATATGGAGATAAGTCCACTCCCACATGCCAATAGCAAACCCAATGCAATAATATATACAGGGGATATTCTCATCCAGTTTTGTGTTCGTTCTACACCGTATGCAAAAGCAAGCAATATAAACGAAGCAGAAGCCACCAATCCTCCTGAAAATCCACCTCCCGGTTGATTATGACCTGTTAATAAAAGATAAATAGCAAATAAAAATAGTAAGGGAGCAATATATTTTCCGGCGATTTTTAATATTAAACTATTCATGTTTCCTTAACCTCTGATAACGGAGTAATGCATAAGTGCCAATACCGGCTATTGCCAGAACAGTTATTTCACCCAGAGTATCAAAACCACGGAAATCTACAAGGATAACATTTACAATATTGCCTCCGTGGGCTTCGAGAAGGCTTTTCGTTGTGAAATAAGACGATATAGAAGGATGGGTCTGTATACTGGAAGCAGAAAG encodes:
- a CDS encoding MnhB domain-containing protein, yielding MNSLILKIAGKYIAPLLFLFAIYLLLTGHNQPGGGFSGGLVASASFILLAFAYGVERTQNWMRISPVYIIALGLLLACGSGLISILFGQPFMTGIWITFNSLSLGTPMLFDTGVFCVVSGTTLLIILELIKEV